A window of Ignavibacterium sp. contains these coding sequences:
- a CDS encoding nuclear transport factor 2 family protein: MKLRSISLLIILCATFGKAQTINNQSKDEIIAQIKLLEAAQVKAILQSDTVTLSKIWAEDFHVNNPSNMVVNRSQVFQRIKNTFIKYSTYTQEPEYYGVFGDVVVVMGKEIVVPIGDNPDKGKTIIRRYTDVYKNINGEWKEISRHANIIR, encoded by the coding sequence TTGAAGTTAAGAAGCATATCATTGTTAATAATACTTTGTGCCACCTTTGGAAAGGCACAAACAATAAACAATCAGAGTAAAGATGAAATAATAGCTCAAATAAAACTGCTCGAAGCAGCACAAGTAAAAGCAATTTTGCAATCAGATACTGTTACACTGTCAAAAATCTGGGCGGAGGATTTTCATGTAAACAACCCATCAAACATGGTTGTAAACAGAAGCCAGGTTTTTCAAAGAATAAAAAATACTTTTATTAAGTACTCAACTTATACTCAGGAGCCAGAGTATTATGGAGTATTTGGTGATGTTGTGGTTGTTATGGGAAAAGAAATTGTTGTACCTATAGGAGATAATCCTGATAAAGGTAAAACAATTATTCGCAGATATACTGATGTTTATAAAAATATTAATGGTGAATGGAAAGAAATATCAAGACATGCTAACATTATAAGGTAG
- a CDS encoding ScyD/ScyE family protein, translated as MKNFLLKLVAIVIIIIANQKTFSQPTVQVYATGFVNPIGIDIDSNGNLWVAEQGTGSGNTAKVSMVTTDGQVHTFMVDLPSSAPAFEPIGATDVGFDIDGKLMIVQGQNTNGDTLGSKVIFVDTTGFSQNFSVKNRSNIQSVISMNSIQSNGNPYKIITGFENDLFIVDAYYNNILRWHRNNGSLSVFSTFAPIGQVEAVPTCIARNNDTSYFVGILTGLPIPVGAAKIYSVNLAGVNSVYQDGLTAIIDIAIHPVDHTIYALQHAQFGPPWLDNKGRLFRIHNGIVDTLISDMPRPSGMVFDSNGNLFITSFSQDNILKVSNLPTAVETEINSVVNNFILEQNYPNPFNPSTKISWQSPVGSRQTIKVYDILGNEVATLVDEFREAGRYEIEFDASKLSSGMYLYKLETGNYTEIKKMILIK; from the coding sequence ATGAAAAACTTTTTACTAAAACTTGTTGCAATAGTTATAATAATTATTGCGAATCAAAAAACCTTTAGTCAGCCGACGGTTCAGGTTTACGCAACCGGATTCGTAAATCCTATTGGGATTGATATTGATTCAAATGGTAATCTTTGGGTCGCGGAACAAGGAACAGGAAGTGGAAACACTGCAAAAGTTTCTATGGTAACAACTGATGGACAAGTTCACACATTTATGGTTGATCTGCCGTCTTCGGCACCGGCTTTTGAACCGATTGGGGCAACTGATGTCGGCTTTGATATTGATGGAAAACTAATGATAGTTCAGGGGCAAAACACTAACGGCGATACACTCGGCAGCAAAGTTATATTTGTTGATACTACCGGATTTTCACAAAATTTTAGCGTAAAGAACAGAAGCAACATTCAATCAGTTATCAGTATGAACAGTATACAATCAAATGGAAATCCATATAAAATTATAACAGGATTTGAAAATGATTTATTCATCGTTGATGCTTATTATAACAATATACTCCGATGGCACAGAAACAATGGCTCATTATCCGTCTTCAGTACATTTGCGCCGATTGGACAGGTAGAAGCTGTTCCGACTTGCATCGCCAGAAATAATGATACAAGTTATTTTGTTGGCATTCTTACAGGACTTCCAATTCCGGTTGGTGCTGCAAAAATTTATTCGGTTAATCTGGCAGGTGTCAATTCAGTTTATCAGGATGGATTAACAGCTATTATTGATATAGCAATTCATCCGGTTGACCATACAATTTATGCTTTACAGCATGCACAATTTGGCCCACCTTGGTTGGATAACAAAGGAAGACTTTTCAGAATACATAATGGAATAGTGGATACTTTAATTAGTGATATGCCAAGACCATCAGGAATGGTATTCGACTCAAATGGTAATCTGTTCATCACATCTTTTTCACAGGATAACATTCTGAAAGTATCAAACCTTCCTACTGCCGTAGAAACTGAAATTAACTCAGTTGTAAATAATTTTATACTTGAGCAGAACTATCCAAACCCATTTAACCCAAGCACTAAGATCAGTTGGCAGTCACCGGTAGGCAGTAGGCAAACAATAAAAGTATATGATATACTCGGGAATGAAGTAGCAACATTGGTAGATGAATTCAGAGAAGCAGGCAGATATGAGATAGAGTTTGATGCCTCTAAGCTTTCAAGTGGAATGTATCTGTATAAATTAGAAACCGGCAATTATACCGAAATAAAGAAGATGATCTTAATAAAATAA